In the genome of Granulibacter bethesdensis CGDNIH1, one region contains:
- the cyoB gene encoding cytochrome o ubiquinol oxidase subunit I codes for MLGKLTLSAIPFDVPIVMGAVSGMILAALAVLGAITYFGKWKYLWTEWLTSVDHKRIGVMYLVLAHIMLLRGFADAIMMRSQLALASGDKPGYLPPEHYDQVFSAHGTIMIFFMAMPFVIGLMNVVVPLQIGARDVAFPFLNSLSFWLTAVSAVLINVSLAIGEFSRAGWLAYPPLSELQYSPDVGVDYYIWALQISGIGTLLSGVNFFVTILRMRGPGMTFMKMPIFSWTSLCANVLIMAAFPILTVTLALLSLDRYLGMHFFTTDGGGNQMMYVNLIWAWGHPEVYILVLPAFGIFSEITATFSSKKLFGYTSMVYATVAITILSFIVWLHHFFTMGAGPDVNAFFGITTMIISIPTGVKVFNWVFTMYGGRVRFTAPMLWTIGFICTFVIGGMTGVLMAVPGADFLLHNSLFLIAHFHNVIIGGVLFGYVAGYNYWFPKMFGFKLDETWGKRAFWCWLVGFYLAFMPLYVLGFMGATRRMNHYDNPAWTPWMIIAFIGAVVIFAGIGCQLMQFVVSLRDRKRNADLTGDPWNGPTLEWATASPPPFYNFAIVPEVDDAEPLWSETFQAQRRLARPHYEDIHMPRNTPAGFIIGVFAFLFGFGMVWQIWWMAILGVIGGMLTLIIRTCNDDIDYYVPAADVARIEDANLRKSVQGDLQHAD; via the coding sequence ATGCTTGGCAAATTAACGTTATCGGCCATCCCGTTCGATGTGCCGATCGTCATGGGCGCTGTGAGTGGCATGATTCTGGCTGCTCTCGCGGTGCTGGGGGCCATTACCTATTTCGGGAAGTGGAAATACCTCTGGACTGAATGGCTGACATCTGTCGATCACAAGCGTATCGGCGTGATGTACCTCGTGCTGGCCCATATCATGCTGCTGCGCGGTTTTGCCGATGCGATCATGATGCGCTCCCAGCTTGCTCTGGCATCCGGCGACAAACCCGGCTATCTGCCGCCGGAACATTACGACCAGGTTTTCTCCGCCCACGGCACCATCATGATTTTCTTCATGGCGATGCCTTTTGTGATCGGGCTGATGAACGTGGTTGTGCCGCTGCAGATTGGCGCACGGGACGTGGCATTTCCGTTCCTGAACTCATTGAGCTTCTGGCTGACCGCCGTGTCTGCCGTGTTGATCAATGTGTCTCTCGCGATCGGCGAATTTTCCCGGGCTGGATGGCTGGCCTATCCGCCGCTCTCTGAACTTCAGTACAGCCCGGATGTCGGCGTCGATTACTATATCTGGGCGCTTCAGATTTCCGGCATCGGCACATTGCTGAGCGGCGTAAACTTCTTCGTCACCATCCTGCGTATGCGTGGGCCGGGCATGACGTTCATGAAAATGCCGATTTTCAGCTGGACCAGCCTTTGTGCCAACGTGCTGATCATGGCAGCCTTCCCGATCCTGACGGTGACGCTGGCTCTGCTCAGTCTCGATCGTTATCTGGGCATGCATTTCTTCACCACCGATGGTGGTGGTAACCAGATGATGTACGTCAATCTCATCTGGGCCTGGGGTCATCCCGAGGTGTACATTCTTGTTCTGCCGGCGTTCGGCATTTTCTCTGAAATCACCGCAACGTTCTCCAGCAAGAAGCTGTTCGGCTATACCTCGATGGTTTACGCCACCGTGGCGATTACCATTCTTTCCTTTATTGTCTGGCTGCATCACTTCTTCACCATGGGTGCAGGCCCTGACGTGAATGCTTTCTTCGGCATCACCACCATGATCATTTCCATCCCGACCGGGGTGAAAGTGTTCAACTGGGTGTTCACCATGTATGGCGGGCGGGTGCGTTTTACGGCTCCGATGCTGTGGACGATCGGCTTTATCTGCACCTTCGTCATCGGTGGTATGACAGGCGTGTTGATGGCAGTGCCCGGTGCGGACTTCCTGCTCCATAACAGCCTGTTCCTGATCGCGCATTTCCACAACGTGATCATTGGTGGCGTGTTGTTTGGCTATGTGGCCGGATATAATTACTGGTTCCCGAAAATGTTCGGCTTCAAGCTGGACGAAACCTGGGGCAAGCGTGCTTTCTGGTGCTGGTTGGTCGGCTTCTATCTGGCCTTTATGCCGCTTTACGTGCTGGGCTTCATGGGCGCTACCCGCCGTATGAACCACTACGACAATCCTGCCTGGACGCCCTGGATGATCATCGCCTTCATCGGTGCTGTGGTTATTTTTGCCGGCATCGGATGTCAGCTGATGCAGTTCGTCGTCAGCCTGCGTGATCGCAAGCGTAACGCCGATCTGACCGGTGATCCGTGGAATGGTCCGACCCTGGAATGGGCGACTGCTTCTCCGCCCCCGTTCTACAACTTTGCCATTGTTCCGGAAGTGGATGATGCAGAGCCGCTGTGGAGCGAAACCTTCCAGGCTCAGCGTCGTCTGGCGCGGCCGCATTATGAAGACATTCATATGCCGCGGAATACACCTGCGGGCTTCATCATCGGCGTATTTGCCTTCCTCTTTGGCTTTGGCATGGTGTGGCAGATCTGGTGGATGGCTATTCTGGGTGTTATTGGCGGTATGCTGACCCTGATTATCAGAACCTGTAACGACGATATCGACTATTACGTGCCGGCTGCAGATGTCGCCCGGATTGAGGACGCCAATCTCCGCAAATCGGTGCAGGGAGACCTTCAGCATGCTGACTGA
- the rpsB gene encoding 30S ribosomal protein S2, translated as MAMPEFTLRQLLEAGVHFGHHTRRWNPRMAPFIFGVRNQVHILDLQQTVPLLDRSLRAIRDVVAGGGRVLFVGTKRAAAEYVAESAQRCGQYYVNHRWLGGMLTNWKTITGSIKRLRQIDEMLAGDTTGLTKKEVLDITRDREKLERALGGIKDMGGLPDILFIIDTNKEKLAVEEANKLGIPVVAVLDSNSDPSGVTYPIPGNDDAIRAITMYCDLVASAVLDGISAEMIASGRDLGAAEELAPEILPEPEAEQATA; from the coding sequence ATGGCGATGCCCGAATTCACCCTGCGCCAGCTGCTGGAAGCCGGCGTCCATTTCGGCCACCACACCCGTCGGTGGAACCCCCGCATGGCGCCGTTTATTTTCGGTGTGCGCAATCAGGTTCATATTCTCGACCTGCAGCAGACCGTTCCCCTGCTTGACCGCTCCCTGCGCGCCATCCGCGACGTGGTTGCGGGCGGTGGACGCGTTCTGTTCGTCGGCACCAAGCGCGCCGCGGCTGAATACGTCGCTGAATCTGCACAGCGTTGCGGTCAGTATTACGTTAACCACCGTTGGCTGGGCGGCATGCTCACCAACTGGAAAACGATCACAGGCAGCATCAAGCGTCTGCGTCAGATCGACGAGATGCTGGCGGGTGACACGACCGGCCTGACCAAAAAAGAAGTGCTGGACATTACGCGTGACCGCGAAAAGCTGGAACGCGCGCTGGGCGGCATCAAGGATATGGGCGGCCTGCCGGACATCCTTTTCATCATCGACACCAACAAGGAAAAGCTGGCGGTCGAAGAAGCCAACAAGCTGGGCATTCCGGTTGTGGCGGTTCTGGACAGCAACTCCGATCCGTCCGGCGTAACCTATCCGATTCCGGGCAATGATGATGCCATCCGCGCCATCACCATGTATTGCGATCTGGTTGCCAGTGCTGTGCTGGATGGTATCAGCGCCGAGATGATCGCTTCCGGCCGTGACCTCGGTGCCGCCGAGGAGTTGGCTCCGGAAATCCTGCCTGAGCCGGAAGCGGAACAGGCCACCGCCTGA
- the tsf gene encoding translation elongation factor Ts: MAEITAALVKELRETTGAGMMDCKKALSETNGDLEAAIDWLRKKGLSAAAKKSGRVAAEGLVGVASAPQTAAMVEVNAETDFVARNELFQAFVTETARVALTVGEDVEAIKAAPYPGTERTVAEQLTHLVATIGENMNIRRARVLSVPQGVVASYIHSPVKPGLGKIGVLVAVESASEISALETLGRQVGMQVAAANPHSLDTDNVDPAALEREKAVLTEQARASGKPEAIIEKMVEGRIRKYYEEVVLLEQVWVHDGESRVKAIVKNAGAKLTGFARFQLGEGVEKGPESDFAAEVAAAAGLA; this comes from the coding sequence ATGGCCGAGATTACCGCCGCCCTCGTCAAAGAGCTGCGCGAGACGACCGGCGCTGGCATGATGGACTGCAAGAAGGCGCTGTCAGAAACCAATGGTGATCTGGAAGCAGCCATTGACTGGCTGCGCAAGAAGGGCCTGTCCGCCGCCGCCAAAAAGTCCGGTCGCGTTGCGGCTGAAGGTCTGGTCGGTGTTGCGAGTGCTCCCCAGACTGCCGCTATGGTCGAAGTCAATGCCGAGACCGATTTTGTGGCTCGTAACGAGCTGTTTCAGGCGTTCGTGACCGAAACCGCCAGGGTTGCGCTGACGGTTGGTGAAGACGTGGAAGCCATCAAGGCCGCGCCCTATCCCGGTACTGAGCGCACCGTTGCCGAGCAGCTGACACATCTGGTGGCGACGATTGGCGAAAATATGAACATTCGTCGCGCCCGCGTTCTGTCGGTGCCGCAGGGTGTTGTCGCCTCCTACATCCACAGCCCCGTGAAGCCGGGGCTTGGTAAGATCGGCGTGCTGGTGGCAGTGGAAAGCGCTTCAGAGATTTCCGCTCTGGAAACGCTGGGCCGCCAGGTCGGTATGCAGGTTGCAGCCGCCAACCCACATTCTCTGGACACCGATAACGTCGATCCGGCCGCTCTGGAGCGCGAGAAGGCCGTGTTGACCGAGCAGGCCCGTGCCTCCGGCAAGCCGGAAGCCATTATCGAGAAGATGGTCGAAGGCCGTATCCGTAAGTATTACGAGGAAGTCGTGCTGCTGGAGCAGGTCTGGGTGCATGATGGTGAAAGCCGCGTAAAAGCCATCGTGAAGAATGCCGGCGCCAAACTGACCGGCTTTGCCCGCTTCCAGCTCGGCGAAGGTGTCGAGAAGGGGCCTGAAAGCGATTTCGCCGCCGAAGTCGCCGCTGCGGCCGGGCTGGCTTGA
- the cyoD gene encoding cytochrome o ubiquinol oxidase subunit IV: MATAHAHGASDHGSSHGSVGSYIIGFILSVILTAAAFLIVAYKLVPEHLILPGVAALAVIQILVHLVFFLHMNASSEQRWNVTAFVFSVVVLLILVSGSIWIMYNLTSRMDHGPATPSLVTQPAVH, translated from the coding sequence ATGGCCACCGCACATGCGCATGGTGCGTCTGACCATGGTTCAAGCCATGGCAGCGTCGGCTCGTATATCATCGGCTTCATTCTTTCGGTGATCCTGACGGCGGCGGCATTTCTGATCGTCGCTTACAAACTGGTGCCAGAGCATCTGATCCTTCCGGGTGTTGCCGCTTTGGCTGTTATTCAGATTCTGGTGCATCTGGTGTTTTTCCTGCACATGAATGCTTCCTCCGAACAGCGCTGGAACGTGACGGCATTTGTGTTTTCCGTGGTCGTGCTGCTGATCCTCGTTTCAGGCTCGATCTGGATCATGTACAATCTGACAAGCCGGATGGATCATGGACCGGCCACGCCTTCTCTGGTAACGCAGCCTGCAGTGCATTGA
- a CDS encoding efflux RND transporter permease subunit, producing the protein MLARLVEVALKQRLIVLLLAVALAVWGANAYQNLPIDAFPDVSPTQVIVSMKASGLTPEELEQRVTVPIELGIKGIPYLVMMRSTTRYSVALLTFEFADGVDVYWARQQVAERLSDIKAQLPPGVSGGLAPIVTPLGEMLMFTITGGGLDLQQQRHLIDWVIRPRIRGLPGVADLNSMGGLSRTYEVVPNTAALAAHGITVKQLLDTIEANNGNDGAGRIEDGEEALLVSVSGRIETLNDLRSIVLASRPNGIIRVEDVAEVRYGSLPRNGVVVANAKGEAVWATVLGLAGANARTVVDGVKAKLEEIKPLLPKGAHIEIYYDRSELIGKAVWTVQRVLLEAVTLVVVLLLLFLGGLRPALVVSIILPLAVLVTFGVMRLWGLSANIMSLGGLAIAIGLLVDCAVVVVENASHRFTEAVRPPTFPQRLRLVAESTREVVVPLVSGVIIIVTVFMPLLALQGLEGKMFSPVALTITFALCAALLLSLTVVPVLSAMVLRGGGKKDAHGHPVDPLLVRWLHRFYDPFLEWIIDRPLYVVGVVGCGVVGAFLAFGGIGSTFVPSMDEGNPVLSVRTHPSISVLEAAELDNRIEKILMAQVPEVVGIHARTGADELGIDPVGLNDTDMFLTLAPRDKWRKPDPDWLIEQIRGVMEQIPGISYQIAQPIEMRVQEMVIGARGDVVVKIFGSDLNELNRIGKDIAAVISNIPGASDVYALRNEGMKYLSVTVDRLAAGRFGLDLKDVQRALRVWVDGTDVGEVLEPGEVRIPLVVRGEQSLRQSVADFGRVQIALPGRAGSTVQLSQVAQIKETEGPVQVVREQAQRFQTVLANVHGRDLVGFVAEAQEAVGKKVSIPPAYRLEWGGQFENQQRASARLAMVVPIALGLIFLLLYLTFGSVRQATLVFCNVPFAAIGGIIGLWISGEFLSVPASVGFIALIGIAVLNGVVLISYINRLQYELRLPLRTAVLEGTKRRMTPVSLTATIAAFGLVPFLYAEGPGSEIQRPLAVVVIGGLVTATTLTLVLLPILYDRFALPKAARAAAAGAGAGAKKGASENPE; encoded by the coding sequence ATGCTCGCCAGACTGGTTGAAGTTGCGCTGAAACAGCGCCTGATTGTTCTGCTTCTGGCGGTGGCTCTGGCCGTATGGGGTGCCAATGCCTATCAAAACCTGCCCATTGATGCGTTTCCGGATGTCTCACCGACACAGGTGATCGTGTCGATGAAAGCCTCCGGTTTGACGCCGGAGGAGCTGGAGCAGCGCGTCACCGTTCCGATCGAGCTTGGAATCAAGGGGATTCCTTATCTGGTGATGATGCGTTCGACCACACGTTACTCGGTCGCATTATTGACCTTTGAGTTTGCCGATGGGGTGGATGTTTATTGGGCGCGGCAGCAGGTAGCAGAGAGACTATCGGACATTAAAGCGCAATTGCCGCCAGGCGTGTCGGGTGGACTGGCGCCGATTGTTACGCCGCTGGGCGAAATGCTGATGTTTACGATCACCGGCGGTGGTCTTGATCTTCAGCAGCAGCGTCATCTGATTGACTGGGTCATCCGTCCGCGTATCCGTGGTTTACCGGGTGTGGCCGATCTGAACTCCATGGGTGGCCTGTCACGCACCTATGAGGTTGTGCCGAACACGGCGGCATTGGCGGCACATGGCATTACTGTCAAGCAATTGCTCGATACGATCGAGGCCAATAACGGAAATGATGGTGCCGGACGGATCGAGGATGGCGAGGAAGCCTTGCTGGTCAGTGTTTCCGGTCGGATCGAGACATTGAATGATCTGCGCTCCATTGTTCTGGCTTCGCGCCCCAATGGCATTATCCGTGTCGAGGATGTAGCAGAGGTTCGATATGGCTCCCTGCCTCGCAATGGCGTCGTGGTGGCCAATGCGAAGGGAGAAGCGGTATGGGCAACCGTGCTTGGTCTTGCAGGTGCCAATGCCCGTACGGTCGTTGATGGTGTGAAAGCCAAGCTGGAGGAAATCAAGCCTCTGCTGCCCAAAGGCGCGCATATCGAGATTTATTATGACCGTAGCGAACTGATCGGCAAGGCTGTCTGGACGGTGCAGCGCGTGCTGCTGGAAGCCGTAACGCTGGTTGTCGTGCTGCTTTTGCTGTTTCTCGGCGGTCTGCGCCCGGCTTTGGTCGTGTCGATTATTCTGCCGCTGGCCGTGCTGGTAACTTTTGGGGTCATGCGGCTTTGGGGTCTGTCCGCAAACATCATGTCGCTGGGTGGCCTGGCAATCGCCATTGGTCTGCTGGTGGATTGTGCCGTCGTGGTGGTGGAAAACGCATCGCACCGTTTCACGGAAGCTGTCAGGCCGCCGACTTTTCCGCAGCGTCTGCGACTGGTGGCGGAATCCACGCGTGAAGTGGTCGTGCCGCTGGTATCAGGTGTCATCATCATTGTAACCGTCTTCATGCCACTGCTGGCTTTGCAGGGGCTGGAAGGCAAGATGTTCTCTCCGGTGGCACTCACCATCACGTTTGCGTTGTGTGCCGCATTGCTGCTGTCTCTGACAGTGGTTCCGGTACTTTCTGCCATGGTTTTACGGGGTGGAGGCAAAAAGGATGCGCATGGTCATCCCGTGGATCCCTTGCTGGTGCGATGGCTGCATCGATTTTACGATCCGTTTCTGGAATGGATCATTGACCGCCCGCTTTATGTCGTGGGCGTGGTTGGCTGCGGTGTCGTTGGGGCTTTTCTGGCATTTGGCGGGATCGGTTCCACTTTTGTGCCGAGCATGGATGAAGGAAATCCGGTTCTGAGTGTGCGCACGCATCCATCCATTTCTGTTCTGGAGGCGGCAGAACTGGATAACCGGATTGAAAAGATCTTGATGGCGCAGGTGCCGGAGGTGGTTGGTATTCATGCCCGCACCGGCGCTGATGAGCTGGGCATTGACCCGGTGGGGTTGAACGATACCGATATGTTTCTGACGCTGGCCCCGCGGGATAAATGGCGCAAGCCGGATCCTGACTGGTTGATTGAGCAGATACGAGGGGTGATGGAGCAAATCCCCGGTATTTCCTATCAGATTGCACAGCCGATCGAGATGCGTGTGCAGGAAATGGTGATTGGCGCTCGTGGTGACGTGGTGGTCAAGATTTTCGGCTCCGATCTGAATGAGCTCAACCGGATCGGTAAGGATATTGCCGCCGTCATCAGCAATATTCCCGGTGCATCGGATGTGTACGCGCTGCGTAATGAAGGTATGAAATATCTGTCGGTGACTGTGGACAGGTTGGCAGCGGGCCGCTTCGGGCTTGATCTGAAAGACGTTCAGCGTGCCCTGAGAGTATGGGTGGATGGCACCGATGTCGGTGAGGTTCTGGAGCCGGGAGAAGTCAGGATTCCGCTTGTCGTGCGGGGTGAGCAAAGTCTGAGGCAGTCGGTGGCCGATTTCGGACGGGTTCAGATCGCTCTGCCGGGCCGGGCTGGCAGTACCGTGCAGCTTTCACAGGTGGCGCAGATCAAGGAAACAGAAGGCCCTGTGCAGGTTGTTCGTGAACAGGCGCAACGTTTTCAGACCGTGCTCGCCAATGTGCATGGGCGGGATCTGGTCGGATTCGTGGCCGAAGCGCAGGAGGCTGTCGGAAAGAAAGTATCCATTCCTCCAGCCTACCGACTTGAATGGGGTGGCCAGTTTGAAAATCAGCAACGTGCATCAGCAAGACTGGCTATGGTGGTGCCGATTGCCCTTGGGCTGATTTTCCTGTTGCTCTATCTGACATTCGGTTCCGTGCGGCAGGCAACACTGGTCTTCTGCAATGTGCCTTTTGCCGCGATTGGCGGTATCATCGGACTCTGGATTTCGGGGGAGTTTCTCTCGGTTCCTGCATCGGTCGGGTTTATTGCTTTGATCGGTATCGCGGTTCTGAATGGTGTCGTTCTGATCAGCTATATTAACCGGCTGCAATATGAGTTGAGGTTGCCTCTGCGCACTGCCGTGCTTGAGGGAACGAAACGCCGCATGACCCCGGTTTCCCTGACGGCGACCATTGCTGCATTTGGTCTGGTGCCTTTCCTCTATGCGGAAGGGCCTGGATCGGAAATTCAGCGTCCTCTTGCCGTTGTGGTCATCGGTGGTCTGGTGACGGCTACGACATTGACGCTGGTGCTGCTGCCCATTCTTTACGACCGTTTTGCCTTGCCCAAAGCTGCACGGGCGGCGGCAGCGGGGGCGGGGGCAGGTGCAAAGAAAGGTGCTTCGGAGAATCCCGAATGA
- the cyoA gene encoding ubiquinol oxidase subunit II translates to MIEWLQLSLRRRGCACRRVKRVPMSRRRSSRISACIGLLPALLLMGCKLDLMDPAGAIGRAEKNLILVSTALMLLVVVPVIFMTFLFAWKYRASNRNAIYRPNWHHSTVLEIIVWSVPCAIIIVLAAITWRTTHELDPYKPLDVAGKPLKIEVVALDWKWMFIYPEQGIATVNQMAMPLNTPVEFSITSDSVMNDFFIPQLGSQIYAMTGMETKLHLIADRAGIYDGLAANFNGDGFSDMRFKVIATDQKGFDDWVQKARQSASTLDLKTYSELAKPSEKNPVAYYSKVEHGLFSHIIHGYQSHMSMSHEGM, encoded by the coding sequence ATGATAGAGTGGCTTCAGCTGTCGCTGCGCCGGCGCGGTTGCGCATGCAGAAGAGTTAAGAGAGTGCCAATGAGCCGAAGAAGGTCTTCGCGTATCTCAGCCTGTATCGGCTTGCTTCCCGCCCTTCTGTTGATGGGATGCAAGCTGGATCTGATGGATCCTGCCGGTGCTATCGGACGGGCGGAAAAGAATCTGATCCTGGTTTCTACCGCACTGATGCTGCTGGTCGTGGTTCCTGTCATTTTTATGACATTCCTGTTTGCCTGGAAATATCGCGCCTCCAACAGAAACGCGATCTACCGTCCGAACTGGCACCATTCGACGGTGCTTGAAATCATCGTCTGGTCGGTTCCCTGTGCAATCATCATCGTGTTGGCAGCGATCACCTGGCGCACAACGCATGAGCTTGATCCCTACAAGCCGCTTGATGTCGCCGGCAAGCCTTTGAAGATTGAGGTCGTCGCCCTCGACTGGAAGTGGATGTTCATCTATCCCGAACAGGGGATTGCAACGGTCAATCAGATGGCAATGCCGCTGAACACACCGGTTGAGTTCTCCATCACATCTGATTCCGTCATGAATGACTTCTTCATTCCGCAGCTGGGCAGCCAAATCTATGCCATGACCGGAATGGAAACCAAGCTTCACCTGATTGCCGATCGTGCAGGCATCTATGACGGGCTGGCTGCGAATTTTAACGGCGATGGTTTCTCGGACATGCGCTTCAAGGTGATCGCTACGGATCAGAAGGGCTTCGACGACTGGGTGCAGAAGGCGCGGCAGTCAGCCAGCACACTCGATCTGAAGACCTATTCCGAGCTTGCCAAGCCGAGCGAGAAAAATCCTGTCGCTTACTACTCCAAGGTGGAGCACGGTCTCTTCAGCCATATCATCCATGGCTATCAGTCCCACATGAGCATGTCCCACGAGGGTATGTGA
- the cyoC gene encoding cytochrome o ubiquinol oxidase subunit III translates to MLTEPLAIQDPPASPEHAHHDEHGKTVFGFWLYLMTDCILFSGLFAAFAVARSQFAGGPTGQEIFDLKDVAIETALLLFSSITYGFAMLQAHKHRLGGTLQWLGVTFLFGLGFLLMEVKEFSHLIAEGAGPDRSAFLSAFFTLVGTHGLHVTCGLLWMAVLVFQLGVLKKGLTPAYMSRLTCLSLFWHFLDIVWICVFSFVYLAGVL, encoded by the coding sequence ATGCTGACTGAACCGCTGGCCATTCAGGATCCTCCGGCCAGTCCTGAGCACGCGCATCACGACGAGCATGGGAAGACCGTTTTCGGTTTCTGGCTCTACCTGATGACGGACTGCATTCTGTTCTCCGGCCTGTTCGCAGCCTTTGCCGTCGCCCGCTCGCAGTTTGCGGGCGGCCCGACAGGCCAGGAGATTTTCGATCTCAAGGACGTCGCAATCGAAACCGCCCTGCTGCTGTTCAGCAGCATCACTTATGGTTTCGCGATGCTGCAGGCGCACAAGCATCGGCTGGGCGGAACGCTGCAGTGGCTGGGAGTAACTTTCCTGTTCGGCCTTGGCTTCCTTCTGATGGAAGTCAAGGAGTTTTCTCATCTGATCGCCGAAGGGGCCGGTCCGGATCGCAGTGCATTCCTGTCCGCCTTCTTCACCTTGGTTGGAACGCATGGGCTGCACGTAACTTGCGGCCTGTTATGGATGGCGGTGCTGGTGTTTCAGCTTGGTGTGCTGAAAAAAGGGCTGACGCCGGCTTATATGAGCCGTCTGACCTGCCTCAGCCTGTTCTGGCACTTTCTGGACATTGTCTGGATCTGCGTCTTCAGCTTCGTCTATCTGGCGGGAGTTCTGTAA
- a CDS encoding efflux RND transporter periplasmic adaptor subunit codes for MVTTLYAAESDRKPILLKLGKGEIQAAGIEVAKVTPETGMTEATLQGVVQAPPRQVRVVAAPAGGLIETVLIDPDEMVQQGQPIAILRSTELVEAQRLYLEAEAGATLAEERLTRDEAMFREHIIPERRLLTTRAEASFARSRLDERLQMLSLLGMDAANIAVLKKNRTISPTLTIIAPVSGTVLQRQSMAGERVAQAAPLFTIAHLNPLWVHLQVPLARAASLAPGNKVSVSTFGGQGQVIRVGRSVDPTTQATSATAEITQGTEGLRPGQAVTVSVQLEQSGMPQWRVPVGAVIRHHNHNWVFVQTEGGFRAQPVTVIGETSTYTSIRGHLSVQDNVAVEGMLPLLAELTKADGS; via the coding sequence TTGGTCACCACTCTTTACGCTGCCGAGAGTGATCGGAAACCCATTCTTCTCAAACTTGGGAAGGGGGAGATTCAGGCGGCCGGTATAGAAGTCGCAAAGGTCACTCCCGAGACCGGGATGACCGAGGCAACTCTTCAGGGCGTTGTACAGGCTCCTCCTCGTCAGGTAAGAGTGGTCGCAGCACCTGCCGGAGGTCTGATAGAAACAGTTCTGATCGATCCGGATGAAATGGTACAGCAGGGTCAGCCGATCGCTATTCTCCGCAGTACGGAGCTGGTGGAGGCACAACGCCTTTATCTTGAAGCCGAGGCTGGTGCCACATTGGCTGAGGAACGGTTGACGCGCGATGAGGCCATGTTCAGGGAGCATATTATTCCCGAGCGCCGCTTGTTGACGACCCGCGCTGAAGCATCTTTTGCTCGTTCCCGTCTTGATGAGCGATTGCAGATGTTGTCTTTGCTGGGGATGGATGCGGCGAATATTGCAGTCCTGAAAAAAAACCGCACAATTTCTCCGACCTTGACGATTATCGCACCGGTTTCCGGTACCGTTTTGCAGCGGCAGAGTATGGCTGGTGAAAGAGTGGCACAGGCGGCACCTCTTTTCACCATTGCTCACCTTAATCCTTTGTGGGTGCATCTGCAGGTCCCGCTGGCCCGGGCTGCTTCTCTGGCGCCGGGGAACAAAGTGTCCGTATCGACTTTTGGCGGGCAGGGTCAGGTTATTCGCGTCGGACGCAGTGTCGATCCAACCACGCAGGCTACATCGGCGACGGCGGAAATAACGCAGGGTACCGAAGGGCTGCGGCCTGGTCAGGCTGTCACGGTGTCCGTCCAGCTTGAGCAATCAGGCATGCCGCAATGGCGCGTGCCAGTAGGGGCCGTCATCAGGCATCACAATCACAACTGGGTATTTGTGCAGACGGAGGGTGGGTTTCGTGCCCAGCCGGTTACAGTTATAGGCGAAACATCCACTTACACATCGATCCGCGGTCATCTGTCAGTGCAGGATAACGTCGCTGTCGAGGGCATGTTGCCTTTGTTGGCGGAGCTGACCAAAGCGGACGGTAGCTGA